A genomic stretch from Bacteroidota bacterium includes:
- a CDS encoding type II toxin-antitoxin system HicA family toxin — MKHDKKPGIIIFSNHGSQEVGKGLEKKIRNDAGLK; from the coding sequence TTGAAGCATGACAAGAAACCAGGCATTATAATTTTCTCTAACCATGGAAGTCAGGAAGTAGGTAAAGGATTGGAAAAGAAAATCAGGAATGATGCTGGATTAAAGTAG